In a genomic window of Lysobacterales bacterium:
- a CDS encoding phosphoadenylyl-sulfate reductase, protein MKPLDFDHYALAPERLAELNARLAPLSAGERIEWALAHLPGTHVLSSSFGAQAAVSLHMAVQRRAEIPVVLVDTGYLFPQTLDFVRELHDRLQLNLHVYRAAQSPEAMEAQHGQLWTQGREAIRLYNRIRKVEPMQRALAELGAGTWITGIRRQQSESRAEIDFLSLRDGCFKLHPLADWRDRDIWTYLQTHDLPYHPLWHDGYLSIGDTHSTTRWSEGMREEDTRFSGLVRECGLHA, encoded by the coding sequence ATGAAGCCGCTCGACTTCGACCACTACGCGCTGGCGCCGGAGCGTCTGGCCGAATTGAACGCGCGGCTTGCGCCGTTGAGTGCCGGCGAGCGCATCGAATGGGCGCTGGCACACCTTCCCGGCACGCACGTGCTGTCCTCCAGCTTCGGCGCCCAGGCCGCGGTCTCGCTGCACATGGCCGTGCAGCGCAGGGCCGAGATCCCGGTGGTGCTGGTCGATACCGGCTACTTGTTTCCGCAAACCCTGGATTTCGTGCGCGAACTGCATGATCGCCTGCAACTGAATCTGCATGTCTACCGCGCCGCGCAAAGCCCGGAAGCGATGGAGGCACAGCACGGCCAGCTGTGGACCCAGGGCCGCGAGGCCATCCGCCTGTACAACCGCATCCGCAAGGTCGAGCCGATGCAACGCGCGCTCGCCGAACTCGGTGCCGGCACCTGGATCACCGGCATCCGCCGCCAGCAATCCGAAAGCCGCGCCGAGATCGATTTCCTTTCACTGCGCGACGGCTGCTTCAAACTGCACCCACTCGCCGACTGGCGCGACCGCGACATCTGGACCTACCTGCAAACTCACGACTTGCCGTACCACCCACTCTGGCACGACGGCTACCTCAGCATCGGCGACACCCACAGCACCACCCGCTGGTCCGAAGGCATGCGCGAAGAAGACACCCGTTTTTCAGGGCTGGTGAGGGAGTGCGGGTTGCACGCGTGA
- a CDS encoding DUF86 domain-containing protein, translated as MSEASREWRFYIDDMIAFAEKVLAYTDGMDQGMFEASALNYDATLRNLELIGEAATHVPAAVRSRHPEVPWRTIVATRNRLIHGYLGIDNDTVWSIVRDEIPNLLARLERIDG; from the coding sequence ATGTCTGAAGCAAGTCGCGAGTGGCGTTTCTACATCGATGACATGATCGCGTTTGCCGAAAAGGTGCTTGCCTACACGGACGGCATGGATCAAGGCATGTTCGAGGCCAGCGCGCTCAATTACGACGCGACCCTGCGAAACCTCGAATTGATCGGAGAAGCGGCCACGCATGTTCCGGCAGCGGTCCGCTCACGCCACCCGGAGGTTCCATGGCGCACGATCGTCGCGACGCGCAATCGTTTGATCCATGGCTATCTTGGCATCGACAACGACACCGTCTGGAGCATCGTTCGCGACGAGATCCCGAACTTGCTAGCGCGACTCGAACGAATTGACGGCTGA